Below is a genomic region from Spirosoma radiotolerans.
CAACAGATTGGGGCGACTAGCCTGGTCGCTGCGTCCTCCCCTTTATCATCCCTAGCGGCCCAGGCTAAAGCAGAGGAACGCATTTTACACTACGAAAAACCCATCTCGTCCACGGATAAGATCCGATTGGGGGTGATCGGCTACGGAGTCCAGGGCCATTTTGACTTGCGCACCGCTCTGAAAGTACCGGGGGTCGAACTGGCCGGTATCTGCGACTTGTATACGGGGCGCCTTGAAAACGCCAAAGAACAATTCGGGCCTGAGCTATACACGACCCGCAACTACAAAGAGCTCCTGGACCGTCCGGACATCGACGCGGTCATTATTGCTTCCCACGATGTGTGGCACGCCCGCATGACCCAGGATGCCCTGGCCAAAGGCAAGCATGTGTACTGCGAGAAGCCAATGGTTTACAAAATCAGCGAAGGCTATCCGGTCATGGCAGCGGCCAAAAAAGCGGGCAAAGTATTGCAGGTCGGCAGTCAACGGGTCAGCAGCATTGGGTATGCCAAAGCGAAAGAATTACTGGCGGCCGGTGAAATTGGCAAACTCAACATGGTCAATGCCGTTTATGACCGACAAAGCTCGATTGGGGCCTGGGAATACACCATTCCGGCCGATGCCGATGCGTCGACGACCGACTGGGATCGTTTTATCGAAGTGACGGCCAAAATGCCCTTCGATGCAAAGAAATTTTTCTGGTGGAGGGCCTTCAAGGAAGTAGGGACGGGCGTAGCGGGCGACTTATTTATTCACCTGCTGAGCGGCACCCACCTGATCACGGGCTCCAAAGGTCCCCAAAGCATTTATAGCACGGGGCAGTTCAGCTACTGGAAGGATGGGCGCAACCTGCCCGATGTGATGTCGGGGGTTATGCAATATCCCGACAGCCCCGAACACGCTGCGTTTCAGCTGACCTTGCAGGTGAACTTTAT
It encodes:
- a CDS encoding Gfo/Idh/MocA family protein; this encodes MKKDNRASRRRFLQQIGATSLVAASSPLSSLAAQAKAEERILHYEKPISSTDKIRLGVIGYGVQGHFDLRTALKVPGVELAGICDLYTGRLENAKEQFGPELYTTRNYKELLDRPDIDAVIIASHDVWHARMTQDALAKGKHVYCEKPMVYKISEGYPVMAAAKKAGKVLQVGSQRVSSIGYAKAKELLAAGEIGKLNMVNAVYDRQSSIGAWEYTIPADADASTTDWDRFIEVTAKMPFDAKKFFWWRAFKEVGTGVAGDLFIHLLSGTHLITGSKGPQSIYSTGQFSYWKDGRNLPDVMSGVMQYPDSPEHAAFQLTLQVNFISGTGGQEVIRLVGSEGIIDVMGNNLSIKHSILPQAPGFGGYDSVFTFSKSMQDQMQQAYDAKWTADQRKRPVKMDVTFKAPEGYSDHLDHFTNFFDAIRLNKPVVEDAQFGFRAAAPALACNESYFSKQIVRWDPANMKLT